The proteins below are encoded in one region of Candidatus Palauibacter soopunensis:
- a CDS encoding 4Fe-4S dicluster domain-containing protein — protein sequence MPDSAANGGSPTGRWAKVIDHTRCIGCHACTTACKSENEVPLGVTRTYVKYADVGTFPAARRAFQVTRCNQCDDAPCTTACPTEAMFRRPDGIVDFDKSICIGCKACIAACPYDAIFINPDDHSAEKCNFCAHRIDMGLEPACVTVCPTEAIIVGDLDDPESKVSQYVGRDPVSVRRPEKETHPKLFYKGAHQATLDPLAAVRPGGGLYMWSEQPEGPHEVGSGQPHPMGTDGRHGPNSSAAAILSYDVSHTAPWDWRVSLYTLTKGVSAGVYLAVLLLCLLGGLAWQGGTWLTLTPLLGLAALALTGGLLIWDLEHPKRFFLIFTRPHMKSWLVRGAFVIAGYGAALTAHLAAALIGGAGAAETTRWMAWAGAPLAGMTAVYTAYLFAQARARDLWQNPLLPPHFLVQALLAGGAALMLFPSLGGSAALGRLVGLTAAAHLLLVLAELTLTHATAHAALAARNMVRGRYAPWFWSGILLVTLAAVLTVSPVGGAWVAPLIGISALAGLLAHEHAYVQAGQSVPLA from the coding sequence ATGCCAGACTCCGCCGCGAACGGCGGCAGCCCGACCGGCCGCTGGGCAAAGGTCATCGATCACACGCGCTGTATCGGCTGCCACGCCTGCACGACGGCCTGCAAGTCGGAGAACGAAGTCCCCCTCGGCGTCACCCGCACCTACGTGAAGTACGCCGACGTGGGGACCTTCCCGGCCGCGCGGCGCGCCTTCCAGGTCACGCGCTGCAACCAGTGCGACGACGCGCCGTGCACGACCGCCTGCCCCACCGAGGCCATGTTCCGCCGTCCCGACGGGATCGTGGACTTCGACAAGTCGATCTGCATCGGCTGCAAGGCGTGCATCGCCGCCTGTCCCTATGACGCGATCTTCATCAACCCGGACGACCATTCGGCGGAGAAGTGCAATTTCTGCGCTCACCGCATCGACATGGGGCTGGAGCCCGCCTGCGTCACGGTGTGTCCGACGGAGGCGATCATCGTCGGCGACCTCGACGACCCCGAGTCGAAGGTCTCGCAGTACGTGGGGCGCGATCCGGTGAGCGTCCGGCGCCCGGAGAAGGAGACGCACCCGAAGCTGTTCTACAAGGGGGCGCACCAGGCCACGCTCGATCCGCTGGCCGCCGTCCGCCCCGGAGGCGGGCTGTACATGTGGAGCGAGCAGCCCGAGGGCCCGCACGAGGTCGGCTCGGGTCAGCCGCATCCGATGGGAACGGACGGGCGGCACGGCCCGAACTCGTCGGCCGCCGCGATTCTCTCCTACGATGTCTCGCACACCGCGCCGTGGGACTGGCGCGTGAGCCTGTACACGCTCACCAAGGGGGTCTCCGCCGGCGTATACCTCGCGGTGCTCCTCCTCTGCCTGCTGGGCGGGCTCGCGTGGCAGGGCGGGACCTGGCTGACGCTCACGCCGCTCCTCGGCCTCGCCGCGCTCGCGCTCACCGGCGGGCTGCTGATCTGGGACCTCGAGCACCCGAAGCGCTTCTTCCTCATCTTCACGAGACCCCACATGAAGAGTTGGCTCGTGCGGGGGGCGTTCGTGATCGCGGGCTACGGCGCGGCCCTGACCGCGCACCTCGCGGCGGCGCTGATCGGCGGCGCCGGGGCCGCGGAGACGACGCGCTGGATGGCGTGGGCGGGGGCGCCCCTGGCCGGCATGACCGCGGTCTACACGGCCTACCTGTTCGCGCAGGCCCGGGCGCGCGACCTGTGGCAGAATCCGCTCCTGCCGCCGCACTTCCTCGTACAGGCGCTGCTGGCCGGCGGCGCGGCCCTGATGCTCTTCCCGTCGCTCGGCGGCTCCGCCGCGCTGGGCCGGCTGGTGGGACTCACGGCCGCCGCGCACCTGCTGCTCGTGCTCGCCGAACTGACGCTCACGCACGCGACGGCCCACGCCGCCCTCGCCGCCCGGAACATGGTCCGCGGCCGCTATGCCCCGTGGTTCTGGAGCGGCATCCTGCTCGTGACGCTGGCGGCCGTCCTCACGGTGAGCCCGGTCGGCGGCGCCTGGGTCGCCCCACTCATCGGCATCTCCGCCCTCGCGGGACTTCTCGCGCACGAGCACGCGTACGTGCAGGCCGGCCAGTCCGTGCCCCTCGCATGA
- a CDS encoding NAD-dependent succinate-semialdehyde dehydrogenase, with protein sequence MPFESIDPTTEERLASFPALDADGIDEALARARAGFEVWRRVPVAERAERLLALAELVERGKAAYGLLMTREMGKPLASAVAEAEKCAWVCRYYAEHGPAHLAPERFESTGTHCWVEYHPLGAVLGIMPWNFPFWQAMRSAVPTVLAGNVFLLKHSPNVPQCAVALEGLFSRAGFPEGVFQNVFVEVEDIPRVLDDPTVQAASLTGSVAAGSALAAEAGRRIKTTVLELGGSDPFIVMESADLDRAVATAVDARMWNNGQSCIAAKRMLVQRSIVDEFTARLVERVAALRVGDPREPEVEIGPLARRDLRDNVAEQVGATVAAGARVATGGRVPGRPGWFYEPTVLTDVPDGSPATDDEIFGPVASIFPVADIDEAIERANATEFGLCSAIWTNDPEERARAVRDLEAGGVFINGMSASDPRVPFGGVKRSGYGRELGPHAIREFVNVKTVWVGD encoded by the coding sequence ATGCCTTTCGAGAGCATAGATCCGACCACGGAAGAACGGCTCGCGTCGTTCCCGGCCCTCGATGCGGACGGGATCGACGAGGCGCTGGCACGGGCCCGTGCGGGGTTCGAGGTGTGGAGGCGCGTGCCGGTGGCGGAGAGGGCCGAGCGTCTCCTCGCGCTCGCGGAACTCGTCGAGCGGGGCAAGGCGGCGTACGGCCTGCTGATGACGCGCGAGATGGGCAAGCCGCTCGCCAGCGCGGTCGCCGAGGCGGAGAAATGCGCCTGGGTGTGCCGCTACTACGCCGAGCACGGGCCCGCGCACCTGGCGCCCGAGCGCTTCGAGTCCACCGGCACGCACTGCTGGGTCGAGTACCATCCCCTGGGCGCGGTGCTCGGAATCATGCCGTGGAACTTCCCGTTCTGGCAGGCCATGCGCTCCGCGGTGCCGACGGTGCTGGCCGGCAACGTCTTCCTGCTCAAGCACTCGCCCAACGTGCCGCAGTGCGCGGTCGCGCTCGAGGGACTGTTCTCGCGCGCCGGCTTCCCCGAGGGCGTATTCCAGAACGTCTTCGTCGAGGTCGAGGACATTCCGCGCGTGCTGGACGACCCGACCGTGCAGGCCGCCTCCCTCACGGGCTCCGTCGCGGCCGGCTCCGCACTCGCGGCCGAGGCGGGACGCCGCATCAAGACGACCGTGCTCGAACTCGGTGGCAGCGATCCCTTCATCGTCATGGAGAGCGCGGACCTCGACCGGGCCGTCGCGACCGCCGTCGATGCCCGCATGTGGAACAACGGCCAGTCGTGCATCGCCGCCAAGCGGATGCTCGTCCAGCGTTCGATCGTCGACGAGTTCACCGCACGGCTCGTCGAACGCGTGGCGGCGCTCCGGGTCGGCGACCCGAGGGAGCCCGAGGTCGAAATCGGACCGCTGGCCCGCCGCGACCTGCGGGACAATGTCGCGGAGCAGGTGGGGGCCACCGTGGCGGCCGGCGCCCGCGTGGCCACCGGCGGGCGCGTGCCCGGCCGGCCCGGATGGTTCTACGAGCCCACCGTGCTCACCGATGTCCCGGACGGCTCCCCCGCCACGGACGACGAGATCTTCGGTCCGGTCGCCAGCATCTTCCCGGTCGCCGACATCGACGAGGCCATCGAACGGGCGAACGCAACCGAGTTCGGCCTCTGCTCCGCCATCTGGACGAACGATCCCGAGGAACGGGCCCGCGCCGTCCGCGACCTGGAGGCCGGCGGCGTCTTCATCAACGGGATGTCCGCTTCCGATCCCCGCGTCCCCTTCGGCGGCGTCAAACGCTCGGGCTACGGGCGGGAACTCGGCCCCCATGCGATCCGCGAGTTCGTGAACGTGAAGACGGTGTGGGTAGGAGACTGA